One Pantoea trifolii DNA segment encodes these proteins:
- the mazG gene encoding nucleoside triphosphate pyrophosphohydrolase produces the protein MTPLNRLLTIMQTLRDPERGCPWDRQQTFASIAPYTLEETYEVIDAIQREDFADLRGELGDLLFQVVFYAQMADEQQRFNFDDVCNAISDKLERRHPHIFGDVQAETSEEVLQNWEAIKHSERAEKSQHSALDDIPKALPALMRAHKIQKRCSTVGFDWNNLGPVLDKVHEEIDEVMHEAQQAVVDNDKLEEEIGDLLFATVNLSRHLGSKAEVALQKANDKFERRFRQVEAIISSQGLVMSDATLDQMEEAWQQVKVLENKQ, from the coding sequence ATGACGCCCTTAAACCGCCTGCTTACCATCATGCAAACCTTGCGCGACCCGGAGCGCGGCTGCCCGTGGGATCGTCAGCAAACCTTCGCCTCGATCGCGCCTTATACGCTGGAAGAAACCTACGAAGTGATCGATGCCATTCAGCGCGAAGATTTTGCCGATCTGCGCGGTGAACTTGGCGATCTGCTGTTTCAGGTGGTGTTTTACGCACAGATGGCCGATGAGCAGCAGCGCTTCAATTTTGACGACGTCTGCAACGCCATCAGCGACAAACTTGAGCGCCGTCATCCGCACATTTTTGGCGATGTTCAGGCCGAAACCAGCGAAGAAGTGCTGCAAAACTGGGAAGCGATCAAACACAGCGAGCGCGCGGAAAAATCGCAGCACTCTGCGTTAGATGACATCCCTAAAGCGCTGCCGGCATTGATGCGCGCGCACAAAATTCAGAAGCGTTGCAGCACGGTGGGCTTCGACTGGAATAATCTCGGTCCGGTGCTGGATAAAGTGCATGAAGAGATCGACGAAGTGATGCACGAAGCGCAGCAAGCGGTGGTGGATAACGACAAGCTGGAAGAGGAGATCGGTGATTTACTGTTCGCTACCGTCAATTTATCACGCCATTTAGGCAGCAAAGCGGAAGTCGCGTTGCAGAAAGCCAACGATAAGTTTGAGCGCCGCTTCCGTCAGGTTGAAGCCATTATCTCCTCACAAGGTTTAGTGATGAGCGATGCCACCCTGGATCAAATGGAAGAGGCCTGGCAGCAGGTGAAAGTGTTGGAGAACAAGCAATAA
- the relA gene encoding GTP diphosphokinase: MVAVRSAHLNTAGEFALDQWIASLSINNPQSCQRLADAWRYCEAETHNHPDQALLLWRGIEMVEILTMLSMDIDSLRAALLFPLANADVVSEEDLEKAFGKEIVMLVHGVRDMDAIRQLKAIHNDSMASEQVDNVRRMLLAMVEDFRCVVIKLAERIAHLREMKDAPEDERVLAAKESTNIYAPLANRLGIGQLKWELEDYCFRYLHPDEYKRIAKLLHERRIDREGYIESFVANLRAEMQKEGVRAEVYGRPKHIYSIWRKMQKKSLAFDELFDVRAVRIVAERLQDCYGALGTVHTLFRHLPSEFDDYVANPKPNGYQSIHTVVLGPQGKTVEIQIRTRQMHEDAELGVAAHWKYKEGPTSSNARGAAGHEGRIAWLRKLISWQEEMADSGEMLEEVRSQVFDDRVYVFTPKGDVVDLPAGSTPLDFAYHIHSDIGHRCIGAKISGRIVPFTYQLQMGDQIEVITQKQPNPSRDWLNPNLGYITTSRGRSKIHAWFRKQDRDKNIIAGRQILENELNQMDISMREAEKLLLPRYNVSSQDELLAMIGGGDIRLNQMVNFLQGKLNKPSAEEEDREALRLLTQKSHAPSARKESGRVVVEGVGNLLHHIARCCQPIPGDDIVGFITQGRGISIHRADCDQLTELISHAPERIVDAVWGEDYSSGYSLVVRVTANDRSGLLRDITTILANEKVNVLGVSSRSDTKKQLATIDMDIEIYNQQVLGRVLARLNQVPDIIDARRLH; encoded by the coding sequence ATGGTTGCGGTTAGAAGTGCGCATTTAAATACGGCGGGCGAATTTGCCCTCGACCAGTGGATCGCCAGTTTAAGTATTAACAACCCGCAATCCTGTCAACGACTGGCGGATGCGTGGCGCTACTGTGAAGCCGAAACGCACAACCATCCTGATCAAGCTCTGCTGCTGTGGCGCGGTATTGAGATGGTGGAAATTCTCACCATGCTCAGCATGGATATCGACAGCCTACGCGCGGCGCTGCTGTTCCCGCTCGCTAACGCCGATGTGGTGAGCGAAGAGGATCTCGAAAAAGCCTTTGGCAAAGAGATTGTGATGTTGGTGCACGGCGTGCGCGACATGGATGCTATTCGTCAGCTGAAAGCGATTCACAACGATTCGATGGCCTCCGAGCAGGTGGATAACGTGCGCCGCATGCTGCTGGCGATGGTGGAAGATTTCCGCTGCGTGGTCATCAAGCTGGCGGAACGTATCGCCCATCTGCGTGAAATGAAAGACGCGCCAGAAGATGAGCGCGTGCTTGCGGCGAAAGAGAGCACCAATATCTACGCGCCGCTGGCCAACCGCCTGGGTATCGGCCAGCTCAAATGGGAGCTGGAAGATTACTGCTTCCGCTATCTGCATCCCGATGAATACAAACGTATTGCTAAGCTGCTGCACGAACGCCGTATCGATCGCGAAGGCTACATCGAAAGCTTCGTCGCCAACCTGCGCGCCGAGATGCAGAAAGAGGGCGTGCGTGCCGAAGTTTATGGTCGTCCAAAACACATCTACAGCATCTGGCGCAAGATGCAGAAGAAGTCGTTAGCGTTCGATGAGCTGTTTGACGTGCGTGCGGTGCGCATCGTGGCGGAACGCTTGCAAGATTGCTACGGCGCACTCGGTACGGTGCATACGCTGTTTCGCCATCTGCCGAGTGAGTTTGACGACTACGTTGCCAATCCCAAGCCCAACGGCTATCAATCGATTCATACCGTGGTGCTTGGGCCGCAGGGCAAAACGGTGGAAATCCAGATCCGTACGCGCCAGATGCATGAAGATGCCGAGCTGGGCGTCGCCGCACACTGGAAGTACAAAGAAGGTCCAACCTCCAGCAACGCGCGCGGCGCGGCGGGACATGAAGGGCGCATCGCCTGGCTGCGTAAGCTGATTAGCTGGCAGGAAGAGATGGCTGATTCCGGCGAGATGCTGGAAGAGGTGCGCAGCCAGGTATTCGACGATCGCGTGTATGTGTTTACCCCGAAAGGTGACGTGGTCGATCTGCCGGCGGGATCAACGCCGCTCGACTTTGCCTATCACATTCACAGCGATATCGGTCACCGCTGCATTGGCGCTAAAATCAGCGGGCGCATCGTGCCGTTTACCTATCAGTTGCAGATGGGCGATCAGATTGAGGTGATCACCCAGAAGCAGCCGAATCCAAGCCGCGACTGGCTGAACCCGAACCTCGGCTATATCACCACCAGCCGCGGACGTTCGAAAATTCACGCCTGGTTCCGTAAGCAGGATCGCGACAAAAATATTATCGCTGGCCGTCAGATCCTCGAAAACGAGCTGAATCAGATGGATATCAGCATGCGCGAAGCGGAGAAACTGCTGCTGCCGCGCTATAACGTCAGTTCGCAGGATGAGTTGCTGGCGATGATTGGCGGCGGCGATATTCGCCTCAATCAGATGGTGAATTTCCTGCAAGGCAAGCTCAACAAGCCGAGCGCCGAAGAGGAAGATCGCGAGGCGCTGCGCCTGCTGACGCAGAAGTCACATGCGCCGTCGGCGCGCAAAGAGAGCGGTCGCGTGGTGGTGGAAGGCGTGGGCAATCTGCTGCACCACATCGCCCGTTGCTGCCAGCCGATTCCTGGCGACGATATCGTGGGCTTTATCACCCAGGGACGTGGCATCTCAATTCACCGTGCCGACTGCGACCAGTTAACCGAGCTGATTTCGCACGCACCGGAACGCATCGTTGATGCGGTGTGGGGCGAAGATTACTCCAGCGGTTACTCGCTGGTGGTGCGCGTCACTGCCAACGACCGTAGCGGTTTGCTGCGCGATATCACCACCATTCTGGCTAACGAAAAGGTCAACGTGCTCGGCGTCTCCAGCCGTAGCGACACCAAAAAACAGCTGGCGACCATTGATATGGATATTGAGATCTATAACCAGCAAGTGCTTGGCCGCGTGCTGGCACGCCTTAATCAGGTGCCGGACATTATCGACGCGCGCCGTTTGCATTAG
- the rlmD gene encoding 23S rRNA (uracil(1939)-C(5))-methyltransferase RlmD — protein MAQFYSAKQRVTTKARISVTIEDLDPFGQGVARHKGKAMFVSGALPGEQAEVTVFEDKSKYARAKANKIINPSPQREKPRCVHFGVCGGCQQQHASVALQQESKARALSRMLSREAPLPVKVDEIISGNAWGYRRRARLGLQWQPKQQRLQMGFRQAASNDLVELKQCPVLVHELEALLQPLHQCLSDLQAVKRLGHVELVLADNGPLMVLRHLDALSAGDRAKLERFSHEQQLSLYLADGSESLQALNAREPFYHSLNLPLTFSPQNFIQVNDGVNQQMVAKAIEWLDLQPEDRVLDLFCGMGNFTLPLGKFVQNAVGVEGVAALVQQAAYNAVQNNLENVRFFQHNLEEDVSRQPWATQGFNKVLLDPARAGAAGVMTHVVKLAPERVVYVSCNPTTLARDSQTLLSAGYHLERVAMLDMFPHTSHLESMVLFSKA, from the coding sequence ATGGCGCAATTTTACTCTGCAAAACAGCGTGTGACGACTAAGGCGCGCATATCCGTCACCATCGAAGACCTCGATCCTTTCGGACAAGGTGTTGCGCGCCATAAAGGCAAGGCGATGTTTGTCAGCGGCGCGCTGCCTGGTGAACAGGCGGAAGTGACGGTGTTCGAGGATAAAAGCAAATACGCGCGCGCCAAAGCCAACAAGATCATCAATCCCAGCCCACAGCGGGAAAAACCGCGCTGCGTCCATTTCGGCGTATGCGGCGGCTGCCAGCAGCAGCATGCGTCGGTGGCTTTGCAGCAGGAGAGCAAAGCGCGCGCCTTGAGCCGCATGTTAAGCCGCGAAGCGCCGCTGCCAGTAAAGGTCGATGAGATCATCAGCGGCAACGCGTGGGGCTATCGTCGTCGTGCGCGTTTAGGCTTGCAGTGGCAGCCAAAACAGCAGCGCCTGCAAATGGGTTTCCGCCAGGCCGCCAGCAACGATCTGGTTGAGCTGAAGCAATGCCCGGTTTTGGTGCACGAACTTGAAGCGTTACTGCAACCGTTGCACCAGTGTCTCAGTGATTTACAAGCGGTCAAACGCTTGGGCCACGTTGAGTTGGTGCTGGCGGACAATGGCCCGCTGATGGTGCTGCGCCATCTTGATGCACTCTCTGCAGGGGATCGCGCAAAACTGGAACGTTTTTCGCATGAGCAGCAACTGTCGCTCTATCTGGCTGATGGCAGTGAAAGTTTGCAGGCGCTGAATGCGCGTGAACCTTTTTATCACTCGTTGAATTTGCCGCTAACCTTTAGCCCGCAGAATTTTATTCAGGTCAATGATGGCGTGAATCAGCAGATGGTGGCCAAAGCCATCGAATGGCTGGATTTGCAGCCAGAAGATCGTGTGCTGGATTTGTTCTGTGGCATGGGAAACTTTACTTTGCCTCTCGGAAAGTTCGTACAAAATGCTGTAGGTGTGGAGGGCGTTGCAGCATTAGTGCAGCAGGCAGCGTATAATGCAGTCCAGAATAATCTTGAGAATGTTCGCTTCTTCCAGCATAACCTGGAGGAAGATGTATCGCGTCAGCCGTGGGCGACGCAGGGATTTAACAAGGTGTTACTGGATCCAGCGCGTGCTGGGGCCGCGGGCGTGATGACGCATGTGGTTAAACTTGCGCCAGAACGTGTGGTCTATGTTTCCTGTAACCCTACAACGCTGGCGCGTGACAGTCAGACATTGCTGTCAGCGGGCTACCATTTGGAAAGGGTCGCGATGCTGGATATGTTCCCACATACCAGTCATCTCGAATCCATGGTGCTGTTTAGCAAAGCATAA
- the barA gene encoding two-component sensor histidine kinase BarA gives MTKYSLRARMMILILAPTLMIGLLLSTFFVVHRYNELQHQVHDAGANIIEPLAVSSEYGMTWHNRDAIRELVSLLHRRHSNIVRAITIFDNNNHVYVTSNNNQNLSLLQKEDISTLEDGVSVERQGNVMILRTPIISERYSVDELPGEDAKPAGNPLGYVAIELDLQSVRLEQYKEVFVATLLLLFCLCIAMLFAYRLMRDVTGPIRNMVTTVDRIRRGQLDSRVDGYMLGELSILKNGINAMAMSLTAYHEEMQQNIDQATYDLRETLEQLEIQNVELDLAKKRAQEAARIKSEFLANMSHELRTPLNGVIGFTRQMLKTGLSTNQRDYMSTIERSANNLLSIINDVLDFSKLEAGKLVLESIPFPLRATLDETLVLLAPSAHDKGLEITVCLEKQVPDNVIGDPLRLQQIMINLIGNAIKFTEHGHIDLRVELRSISNTRVELEIQVHDTGIGISEQQQSQLFQAFRQADASISRRHGGTGLGLVITQKLVSEMGGEIAFHSRPNQGSTFWVHIHLDLNPNAPAIPRMLDDLRATPLAYIEPHPAVAKAVQEMLSITPLQVQHFSSLEEMPDTHFPLLLMGLPVTEPHPATLSDALITRLHARADSVLLALPSEMMLFADDLRARGIAGCIAKPVSLTRLLPMLLDLHDWQSDALPRGARQPLTVMAVDDNPANLKLIGALLEEQVQHIILCDNAEQAIRQARLHKLDVILMDIQMPDIDGIRASEIIRSLPLHATTPIVAVTAHALDGERAQLINAGMNDYLAKPIDEDKLSQLLQRYAPNRIAPQPQPPEVAPSLDWTLALRQAANKPDLARDLLQMLLDFLPEVEEHVESAMASNDVVGLREIIHKLHGSASYSGVPRLKQLCQQLEKSLHQESDIDALEPELLELSDEMANVAREARKLLALG, from the coding sequence ATGACCAAATACAGCCTGCGGGCGCGAATGATGATTTTGATACTGGCACCAACGCTGATGATTGGCCTGCTGCTCAGTACCTTCTTTGTGGTGCACCGCTACAACGAATTACAGCATCAGGTGCACGACGCGGGGGCGAACATCATCGAACCGCTGGCGGTCTCCAGTGAATACGGCATGACGTGGCACAACCGCGATGCGATTCGCGAATTAGTCAGCCTGCTGCATCGCCGCCACTCCAATATTGTCCGTGCCATCACCATTTTCGACAACAACAATCACGTCTACGTCACCTCGAATAACAACCAAAACCTCTCGTTATTACAAAAAGAGGACATCTCCACGCTGGAAGATGGCGTCTCGGTGGAGCGGCAAGGCAATGTGATGATTTTGCGCACGCCAATCATCTCTGAACGCTATTCGGTGGATGAATTGCCGGGCGAAGATGCCAAACCCGCCGGGAATCCGCTGGGTTATGTGGCAATTGAGCTGGATCTGCAATCGGTGCGGCTGGAACAGTACAAAGAGGTGTTTGTCGCCACGCTGCTGCTGCTGTTCTGCCTGTGCATCGCCATGCTGTTTGCCTATCGCCTGATGCGCGACGTCACCGGCCCGATTCGCAACATGGTCACCACCGTGGACCGCATTCGCCGCGGCCAGCTGGACAGTCGCGTGGATGGCTACATGCTGGGCGAGCTGAGCATTCTGAAAAACGGCATCAACGCCATGGCGATGTCGCTCACCGCCTATCACGAAGAGATGCAGCAGAACATTGATCAGGCGACTTACGATCTGCGTGAAACGCTGGAGCAGCTGGAGATTCAGAACGTGGAGCTGGATCTGGCGAAGAAGCGCGCGCAGGAAGCGGCGCGTATCAAATCGGAGTTCCTCGCCAACATGTCGCACGAGCTGCGTACGCCGCTGAATGGCGTGATTGGCTTTACCCGCCAGATGCTGAAAACCGGGCTGAGCACCAACCAGCGCGACTACATGAGCACCATCGAGCGTTCGGCGAATAACCTGCTGAGCATCATTAACGACGTGCTCGATTTCTCGAAACTGGAAGCGGGCAAGCTGGTGCTGGAGTCCATTCCGTTCCCGCTGCGCGCCACGCTGGATGAAACGCTGGTGCTGCTGGCGCCGTCAGCCCACGACAAAGGGCTGGAAATTACCGTGTGCCTGGAAAAACAGGTGCCGGACAACGTGATTGGCGATCCGCTGCGCCTGCAGCAGATCATGATCAACCTGATCGGCAACGCGATTAAATTCACCGAGCACGGACATATCGATCTGCGCGTTGAGCTGCGCAGCATCAGCAACACGCGCGTCGAGCTGGAGATTCAGGTGCATGACACCGGCATCGGTATCTCCGAACAGCAGCAGTCGCAGCTGTTCCAGGCGTTTCGCCAGGCCGATGCCAGTATTTCACGTCGTCATGGCGGCACCGGTTTAGGGTTGGTGATCACACAGAAATTGGTGAGCGAGATGGGCGGCGAAATTGCCTTCCACAGCCGTCCGAATCAGGGTTCCACCTTCTGGGTGCATATTCATCTTGATCTCAATCCGAACGCACCGGCCATTCCGCGCATGCTGGATGATTTGCGCGCCACGCCGCTGGCCTATATCGAACCCCACCCGGCGGTGGCGAAAGCGGTGCAGGAGATGCTGAGCATCACGCCGTTGCAGGTGCAGCACTTCTCCAGTCTGGAAGAGATGCCCGATACGCACTTCCCGCTGCTGCTGATGGGCTTGCCGGTCACCGAACCGCATCCTGCGACGCTATCGGATGCGTTGATTACGCGTCTGCATGCGCGTGCCGATTCGGTGCTGCTGGCGCTGCCGAGTGAAATGATGCTGTTTGCCGACGACTTGCGCGCGCGCGGCATTGCCGGTTGTATCGCCAAGCCGGTTTCGTTAACACGCTTGCTGCCAATGCTGCTCGACTTACATGACTGGCAAAGCGATGCGCTGCCGCGTGGCGCACGTCAGCCGCTGACGGTGATGGCGGTGGATGACAATCCCGCTAACCTGAAACTGATTGGTGCCCTGCTGGAGGAGCAGGTGCAGCACATCATTCTGTGTGATAACGCCGAGCAGGCGATTCGCCAGGCGCGCCTGCACAAGCTGGACGTGATTCTGATGGACATTCAGATGCCAGATATCGATGGCATCCGCGCCAGCGAAATCATCCGCAGCCTGCCGCTGCACGCCACCACACCGATTGTCGCCGTTACTGCGCATGCGCTGGATGGTGAACGTGCGCAGCTCATCAATGCTGGCATGAATGACTATCTGGCGAAGCCGATTGACGAGGACAAACTGAGCCAGCTGCTGCAACGCTACGCGCCGAACCGAATCGCGCCGCAACCACAACCGCCTGAAGTGGCGCCGTCCCTGGATTGGACGTTAGCGCTGCGTCAGGCCGCCAATAAACCTGATTTAGCCCGCGATCTGCTGCAAATGCTGCTCGATTTCCTGCCAGAAGTGGAAGAGCACGTTGAGAGTGCGATGGCGAGTAACGATGTGGTGGGCTTGCGCGAGATTATTCACAAGCTGCACGGCAGCGCCAGCTACAGCGGCGTGCCGCGCCTGAAGCAACTGTGTCAGCAGCTGGAGAAGAGTTTGCATCAGGAGAGCGATATCGACGCGCTTGAGCCGGAGCTGCTGGAGTTGAGCGATGAGATGGCGAACGTGGCGCGAGAGGCGAGAAAATTGTTGGCGTTGGGCTAG
- a CDS encoding glycerate kinase, with the protein MKIVIAPDSYKESLSALEVASAIEAGFREIFPEADYVKIPVADGGEGTVEAMVAATQGNIVRLTVTGPLGKPVEAFYGLSGDERTAFIEMAAASGLELVPAAQRDPLITTSFGTGELIKDALDRGVDHIIIGIGGSATNDGGSGMMQALGAQLLDEHGKEIAYGGGALPQLAHIDIGQLDARIKECRFEVACDVSNPLTGEKGASAIFGPQKGATPELVQQLDKALEHYATLIHRDLDIDVLHIDGGGAAGGMGAALHAFCQAELRSGIEIVTEALGLAEQVKDADLVITGEGRIDSQSINGKVPIGVAKVAKQFNKPVIGIAGSLTADVGVVHQHGLDAVFSVLFSICSLEDALANAAQNVRLTARNVAAVIKVGRGR; encoded by the coding sequence ATGAAAATTGTCATCGCACCGGATTCATATAAAGAGAGTTTATCCGCCCTGGAAGTGGCTTCGGCGATTGAAGCGGGATTCCGCGAGATCTTTCCTGAAGCTGACTACGTGAAAATACCGGTTGCCGACGGTGGCGAAGGCACGGTTGAAGCGATGGTGGCGGCAACGCAGGGAAACATTGTCCGGCTGACGGTTACTGGACCGCTCGGCAAGCCAGTGGAAGCGTTCTACGGTTTGTCAGGCGATGAGCGTACCGCGTTTATCGAAATGGCGGCGGCCAGTGGGCTGGAGTTAGTGCCCGCCGCACAGCGCGATCCGCTGATTACCACCTCGTTTGGCACCGGCGAGCTGATCAAAGATGCGCTCGATCGCGGTGTCGATCACATCATCATCGGCATTGGCGGCAGCGCCACCAACGATGGCGGTTCCGGCATGATGCAGGCGCTGGGCGCGCAGCTGCTGGATGAGCACGGCAAGGAAATTGCCTATGGCGGTGGTGCATTGCCGCAGCTGGCACACATTGATATCGGACAGCTGGATGCGCGTATTAAAGAGTGCCGCTTTGAAGTGGCCTGCGATGTCAGTAATCCGCTTACCGGTGAAAAGGGCGCATCGGCGATTTTTGGTCCGCAAAAAGGCGCAACGCCGGAGCTGGTGCAGCAGCTGGACAAAGCGCTGGAACATTACGCCACCTTGATTCATCGCGATCTGGATATTGATGTTTTACACATTGATGGCGGCGGCGCGGCCGGTGGCATGGGCGCGGCGCTGCATGCGTTTTGCCAGGCCGAGTTGCGCAGCGGTATCGAGATTGTCACCGAAGCCCTGGGCCTGGCCGAGCAGGTGAAAGATGCCGATCTGGTGATTACCGGCGAAGGACGCATTGATAGCCAGAGCATCAACGGCAAGGTGCCGATTGGTGTGGCAAAAGTCGCGAAGCAGTTTAATAAGCCGGTGATTGGCATTGCCGGGAGTTTGACGGCGGATGTCGGCGTGGTGCATCAACATGGGCTGGATGCGGTATTTAGCGTGCTGTTTAGCATTTGTTCGCTGGAAGACGCGCTGGCCAATGCGGCGCAGAACGTGCGTTTGACGGCGCGCAATGTGGCGGCGGTGATTAAGGTGGGTAGAGGGAGATAG
- the garR gene encoding 2-hydroxy-3-oxopropionate reductase: MKIGFIGLGIMGKPMSKNLVKAGYSLVVRDHNVGNEAELVELGATVAKTPKEVAEQVDVLITMVPNSPQVKEVCLGANGIIEGAKPGLIVIDMSSIAPLASREVHDALAAKGIKMLDAPVSGGEPKAIEGTLSVMVGGDKAVFDQCYDIMKAMAGSVVHTGDIGAGNVTKLANQVIVALNIAAMSEALSLATKAGVNPELVYQAIRGGLAGSTVLDAKAPMVLDRNFKPGFRIDLHIKDLANALDTSHEIGAHLPLTAAVMEMMQALKVDGQGTSDHSALACYYEKLAKVEITR; this comes from the coding sequence ATGAAAATTGGATTTATCGGCCTCGGCATCATGGGCAAACCGATGAGTAAAAACCTGGTGAAAGCCGGTTATTCGCTGGTGGTGCGCGACCATAATGTCGGCAACGAAGCCGAGCTGGTGGAGCTGGGCGCCACCGTGGCGAAGACGCCAAAAGAGGTGGCTGAACAGGTGGATGTGCTGATCACCATGGTGCCGAACTCGCCGCAGGTTAAAGAGGTGTGCCTCGGCGCTAACGGCATCATTGAAGGCGCGAAGCCGGGTCTGATCGTGATCGACATGAGTTCCATTGCGCCATTGGCCAGCCGCGAAGTGCATGATGCGCTGGCGGCGAAAGGCATCAAAATGCTCGATGCGCCGGTGAGCGGCGGCGAGCCGAAAGCGATTGAAGGCACGCTGTCGGTGATGGTCGGCGGTGATAAAGCGGTGTTCGATCAGTGCTACGACATCATGAAAGCGATGGCGGGTTCGGTGGTCCACACCGGCGACATTGGTGCGGGTAACGTTACCAAGCTGGCGAATCAGGTGATCGTGGCGCTCAACATCGCGGCGATGTCAGAAGCGCTGTCGCTGGCGACCAAAGCGGGCGTTAATCCTGAGCTGGTTTATCAGGCGATTCGTGGTGGCCTGGCGGGCAGCACCGTACTGGATGCCAAAGCGCCGATGGTGCTGGATCGTAACTTTAAACCGGGCTTCCGTATCGATCTGCACATCAAAGATCTGGCCAATGCGCTGGATACCTCACACGAGATTGGCGCGCATCTGCCGCTCACCGCTGCGGTCATGGAGATGATGCAGGCGCTCAAGGTGGACGGACAGGGCACTTCCGACCATAGCGCGCTGGCCTGCTATTATGAAAAATTAGCGAAAGTTGAGATCACTCGGTAG
- the garL gene encoding 2-dehydro-3-deoxyglucarate aldolase: MSNAWPNPFRRRLLAGETLIGSWCALANPLTTEVLGLAGFDWLVLDGEHAPNDITTFVPQLMALKGSHSAPVVRPPCNEPIIIKRLLDIGFYNFLVPFVETEEEAIRAVASTRYPPAGIRGVSVSHRSNMYGTLPDYNSTINDNITVLVQIETQQAVDNIDTIAAVDGVDGIFVGPGDLSAALGYLGQPAHPEVLKVIKHVFERAKAAGKPSGILAPVEVDARRYLEWGASFVAVGSDLGVFRHATQALCDKFKK, encoded by the coding sequence ATGAGCAATGCCTGGCCGAACCCTTTTCGTCGCCGTTTGCTGGCAGGAGAAACCCTGATTGGCAGCTGGTGCGCGCTGGCTAATCCATTAACCACCGAAGTGCTGGGCCTGGCGGGCTTTGACTGGCTGGTACTGGATGGCGAACACGCGCCAAACGACATCACCACCTTTGTGCCGCAGCTGATGGCGCTGAAGGGCAGCCACAGCGCGCCGGTGGTGCGTCCGCCGTGCAACGAACCGATCATCATCAAGCGCTTGCTGGACATCGGCTTCTACAACTTCCTCGTGCCGTTCGTGGAAACCGAGGAAGAGGCGATTCGCGCGGTGGCATCAACTCGCTATCCACCGGCTGGCATCCGTGGTGTCTCGGTTTCGCACCGCAGCAACATGTACGGCACGCTGCCGGACTACAACAGCACCATCAACGACAACATCACGGTGCTGGTGCAGATCGAAACGCAACAGGCGGTGGACAACATCGATACTATCGCCGCAGTCGATGGTGTCGATGGCATCTTCGTGGGGCCGGGCGATCTTTCGGCAGCGCTCGGCTATCTCGGCCAGCCTGCGCATCCCGAAGTATTGAAAGTGATTAAACACGTTTTCGAACGCGCCAAAGCGGCGGGGAAACCGAGCGGCATTCTGGCGCCGGTGGAAGTCGATGCGCGCCGTTATCTGGAGTGGGGCGCCAGCTTTGTGGCGGTTGGCAGCGATCTGGGCGTGTTCCGTCACGCCACGCAGGCGCTGTGTGACAAATTTAAAAAATAA